A stretch of Castanea sativa cultivar Marrone di Chiusa Pesio chromosome 2, ASM4071231v1 DNA encodes these proteins:
- the LOC142623633 gene encoding 1-aminocyclopropane-1-carboxylate oxidase homolog 4-like, protein MAAAADHATPTYDRMKEVKEFDESKIGVKGLAESGITSIPRMFIHSPETLSDLKKPNSQTCTKKNIPLIDLSHFNSPTKRHQLVEQIRDATSTWGFFQVINHGIPKPVLDETINAIKAFHDQPHEVKSKLYNRDNGKQGVVYSSNYDLYRAKAASWHDSLLVWMAPEAPRAKEEDIPEVCRKEIVAWESHSTKVAEALLELLSEGLGVEAERFKNLGFLEGKLVVGHCYPYCPQPDLTVGITSHTDSGLTVLLQNQVGGLQVKHGDEWVDVEPIPGALTVNIGDFIQIISNDNYISVEHRVLAKASKEARISILTFFNVGTIADSNYFGPLPELLSPDKPALYRKFTMPEFYENFNSKGLDSKSFVKKVRL, encoded by the exons ATGGCAGCTGCTGCTGATCATGCTACTCCCACTTATGACCGTATGAAAGAGGTTAAGGAATTCGACGAATCCAAGATTGGTGTCAAGGGCCTCGCTGAATCTGGCATCACCTCAATACCTCGTATGTTCATTCACTCACCTGAGACTCTCTCTGACCTCAAAAAACCCAACTCTCAAACATGCACCAAAAAAAACATCCCTTTAATCGATCTTTCCCACTTCAACTCCCCCACTAAACGACACCAACTTGTGGAACAAATCAGAGATGCCACTTCCACATGGGGCTTCTTCCAAGTCATCAATCATGGGATACCCAAACCAGTCCTAGATGAAACCATAAACGCAATCAAAGCTTTCCACGACCAACCACATGAGGTCAAGTCTAAACTCTATAACCGTGACAACGGCAAGCAGGGGGTTGTGTACTCGAGCAACTACGACTTGTACAGAGCCAAAGCTGCCAGCTGGCATGATTCTCTCCTTGTTTGGATGGCCCCAGAGGCACCACGTGCAAAGGAGGAGGATATTCCAGAGGTTTGTAGGAAAGAGATAGTTGCATGGGAATCGCATTCAACAAAGGTGGCTGAGGCTTTGTTGGAGTTACTGTCTGAAGGGTTGGGTGTGGAGGCTGAGAGGTTTAagaatttggggtttttggagGGCAAGTTGGTTGTGGGACACTGCTATCCCTACTGTCCACAGCCGGACCTGACGGTGGGAATCACCTCTCACACAGATTCAGGACTGACCGTGTTGTTGCAGAACCAGGTGGGAGGGTTGCAAGTCAAGCATGGCGACGAGTGGGTTGATGTGGAGCCCATCCCTGGAGCATTGACTGTCAACATTGGCGACTTCATTCAG ATAATCTCTAACGATAATTATATAAGCGTGGAGCATCGTGTTTTGGCTAAGGCATCTAAAGAGGCTCGTATCTCCATCTTGACATTTTTCAACGTGGGCACTATAGCTGATTCTAATTACTTTGGACCACTGCCAGAATTATTATCGCCAGATAAACCAGCTCTTTACCGCAAATTCACGATGccagaattttatgaaaattttaacagCAAGGGATTGGATAGCAAATCTTTCGTAAAAAAAGTTAGACTGTGA
- the LOC142624357 gene encoding 1-aminocyclopropane-1-carboxylate oxidase homolog 6-like: MAATDHIAATPTFDLAKEFKEFDETKMGVKGIAESGITSIPKMFIHPPEVLSTLKKPTSHTKKAIPLIDLSSFNVPTKRHQLVEQIREAISSWGFFQVINHGIPLSVLNETLDAIKAFHDQPHEVKSKLYNRDNDEQGVMYQSNYDLYRAKVATWHDSLTIWTAPEEKRGKEEDIPEICKKEMEAWESHSSKVAEILFELLSEGLGVEAERFKKLGFFDARLLVGHYYPYCPQPDLTVGLKPHTDAGFTVLLQNQVGGLQVKHCDEWVDVEPIPGALTINIGDIIQVISNDNYVSVEHRVLAKASKEPRISAVTFFNMHTNASFEPLPELLSSDKPAIYRKSTVAEYIESYYSKGLNCKYFLDKIKIVN, from the exons ATGGCAGCTACTGATCATATTGCCGCTACTCCCACCTTTGACCTTGCGAAAGAGTTCAAGGAATTTGACGAAACCAAGATGGGTGTCAAGGGCATCGCTGAATCTGGCATTACCTCAATACCCAAAATGTTCATTCACCCACCTGAGGTTCTCTCCACTCTCAAAAAACCCACCTCTCACACCAAAAAAGCCATACCTTTAATCGACCTTTCCAGCTTCAACGTCCCCACCAAACGACACCAACTTGTGGAGCAAATCAGAGAAGCCATTTCCTCCTGGGGCTTCTTCCAAGTCATCAACCATGGGATACCTTTGTCAGTCCTAAACGAAACCCTGGACGCAATCAAAGCCTTCCATGACCAACCCCACGAGGTCAAGTCCAAACTCTATAACCGTGACAACGATGAGCAAGGGGTTATGTATCAGAGCAACTATGACTTGTACCGAGCCAAAGTTGCAACCTGGCATGACTCGCTCACGATTTGGACGGCCCCAGAGGAAAAGCGTGGAAAGGAGGAGGATATTCCAGAGATTTGTAAGAAAGAGATGGAGGCATGGGAATCGCATTCATCAAAGGTGGCTGAGATTTTGTTTGAGTTACTGTCAGAAGGGTTGGGTGTGGAGGCTGAGAGGTTTAAGAAGTTGGGGTTTTTTGATGCTAGGCTGCTTGTTGGACACTACTATCCGTATTGTCCACAGCCAGATCTGACGGTGGGGCTAAAACCTCACACAGATGCGGGGTTCACAGTGTTATTGCAGAACCAAGTGGGAGGGTTGCAAGTGAAGCATTGTGATGAGTGGGTGGATGTAGAGCCCATCCCTGGAGCATTGACCATCAACATTGGCGACATCATTCAG GTCATTTCAAATGACAATTACGTAAGTGTGGAACATCGTGTTTTGGCTAAGGCATCTAAGGAGCCACGTATCTCAGCTGTGACATTTTTCAACATGCACACTAATGCAAGTTTTGAACCATTACCAGAATTATTGTCATCCGACAAACCAGCTATTTACCGCAAATCCACGGTGGCGGAATACATTGAAAGTTATTATAGCAAAGGACTGAATTGCAAGTACTTCCTTGACAAAATTAAGATTGTGAAttga